A window of the Lolium perenne isolate Kyuss_39 chromosome 7, Kyuss_2.0, whole genome shotgun sequence genome harbors these coding sequences:
- the LOC127318415 gene encoding glutamate decarboxylase isoform X1 yields the protein MVLTVAATAADTAEPLNSTFFATRYVRDQLPRYRMPENSIPKEAAYQIISDELMLDGNPRLNLASFVTTWMEPEVGKLIMDSVNKNYVDMDEYPVTTELQNRCVNMIAHLFNAPIKEEETAIGVATVGSSEAIMLAGLAFKRKWANKRKEEGKPYDKPNIVTGANVQVCWEKFARYFEVELKEVKLTEGYYVMDPLKAVEMVDENTICVAAILGSTLTGEYEDVKLLNDLLVEKNKKTGFNVPIHVDAASGGFIAPFLHPELEWDFRLPLVKSINVSGHKYGLVYPGVGWVIWRSKDDLPEELIFHINYLGTDQPTFTLNFSKGASQIIAQYYQLIRLGFEGYKHIMENCQANATALREGLEATGRFDILSKEDGVPLVAIRLKDSSKFSVFDISENLRRFGWIVPAYTMPADAEHVAVLRVVIREDFNRSLSQRLLADINRVVQELDAHAVHAIKMTTAIATQTGEGAEDGVVTKKSVLDIEKEFAAACKDLVKNKKTGPC from the exons ATGGTTCTCACTGTGGCAGCGACCGCCGCGGACACGGCCGAGCCGCTCAACTCCACCTTCTTCGCCACCCGCTACGTCCGCGACCAGCTCCCCCG GTACCGGATGCCGGAGAACTCGATCCCCAAGGAGGCGGCGTACCAGATCATCAGCGACGAGCTCATGCTCGACGGCAACCCGCGCCTCAACCTCGCATCCTTCGTCACCACCTGGATGGAGCCCGAGGTCGGCAAGCTCATCATGGACTCCGTCAACAAGAACTACGTCGACATGGACGAGTACCCCGTCACCACCGAGCTCCAG AACCGTTGTGTAAATATGATAGCCCACCTGTTCAATGCACCGATCAAGGAGGAGGAGACAGCAATTGGAGTTGCGACAGTGGGATCCTCAGAAGCAATAATGCTTGCAGGCCTGGCCTTCAAGAGGAAGTGGGCAAATAAAAGAAAGGAGGAGGGGAAGCCATATGACAAACCTAACATTGTTACTGGTGCAAATGTTCAG GTTTGCTGGGAAAAATTTGCTAGATATTTTGAAGTAGAATTGAAGGAGGTCAAGTTAACTGAAGGATACTATGTCATGGATCCTTTGAAAGCTGTTGAAATGGTGGATGAGAACACTATATGTGTTGCAGCCATCTTGGGATCTACTCTCACTGGAGAGTATGAAGATGTTAAACTATTGAATGACCTGCTTGTGGAAAAGAACAAGAAAACAGG GTTTAATGTGCCGATCCATGTTGATGCTGCAAGTGGAGGATTTATAGCCCCTTTTCTTCACCCTGAGCTTGAGTGGGACTTCAGGCTACCATTGGTGAAGAGCATCAATGTTAGTGGGCACAAGTATGGCCTCGTCTACCCTGGTGTTGGATGGGTCATCTGGCGGAGCAAAGACGATTTGCCTGAAGAACTCATTTTCCATATAAACTACCTGGGAACAGATCAGCCCACATTCACATTGAACTTCTCCAAAG GTGCTAGCCAGATCATTGCACAATACTATCAACTGATACGCCTAGGCTTCGAG GGATATAAGCACATCATGGAGAATTGCCAGGCCAATGCAACCGCGCTGAGGGAGGGCTTAGAGGCAACCGGGCGATTCGACATCCTGTCCAAAGAGGACGGCGTGCCCCTAGTGGCCATCCGGCTCAAGGACAGCTCCAAATTCAGCGTGTTCGACATCTCCGAGAACCTGAGGAGGTTTGGCTGGATTGTGCCTGCCTACACCATGCCTGCGGACGCAGAGCACGTGGCTGTCCTCCGCGTCGTCATCAGGGAGGACTTCAACCGCAGCCTCTCCCAGCGGCTCCTCGCCGACATCAACAGGGTCGTGCAGGAGCTAGATGCCCACGCGGTCCATGCCATTAAGATGACCACTGCTATCGCGACACAAACCGGCGAGGGTGCTGAGGATGGCGTGGTGACCAAGAAGAGCGTTCTGGACATCGAGAAGGAGTTCGCCGCGGCCTGCAAGGACCTGGTAAAGAACAAGAAGACTGGaccctgctga
- the LOC127318415 gene encoding glutamate decarboxylase isoform X2: protein MVISSAGESSYSTFSSRYVRDELPRYRMPENSIPKEAAYQIISDELMLDGNPRLNLASFVTTWMEPEVGKLIMDSVNKNYVDMDEYPVTTELQNRCVNMIAHLFNAPIKEEETAIGVATVGSSEAIMLAGLAFKRKWANKRKEEGKPYDKPNIVTGANVQVCWEKFARYFEVELKEVKLTEGYYVMDPLKAVEMVDENTICVAAILGSTLTGEYEDVKLLNDLLVEKNKKTGFNVPIHVDAASGGFIAPFLHPELEWDFRLPLVKSINVSGHKYGLVYPGVGWVIWRSKDDLPEELIFHINYLGTDQPTFTLNFSKGASQIIAQYYQLIRLGFEGYKHIMENCQANATALREGLEATGRFDILSKEDGVPLVAIRLKDSSKFSVFDISENLRRFGWIVPAYTMPADAEHVAVLRVVIREDFNRSLSQRLLADINRVVQELDAHAVHAIKMTTAIATQTGEGAEDGVVTKKSVLDIEKEFAAACKDLVKNKKTGPC from the exons ATGGTGATCTCCAGCGCGGGCGAGTCCTCCTACTCCACCTTCTCGTCGCGCTACGTCCGCGACGAGCTCCCGCG GTACCGGATGCCGGAGAACTCGATCCCCAAGGAGGCGGCGTACCAGATCATCAGCGACGAGCTCATGCTCGACGGCAACCCGCGCCTCAACCTCGCATCCTTCGTCACCACCTGGATGGAGCCCGAGGTCGGCAAGCTCATCATGGACTCCGTCAACAAGAACTACGTCGACATGGACGAGTACCCCGTCACCACCGAGCTCCAG AACCGTTGTGTAAATATGATAGCCCACCTGTTCAATGCACCGATCAAGGAGGAGGAGACAGCAATTGGAGTTGCGACAGTGGGATCCTCAGAAGCAATAATGCTTGCAGGCCTGGCCTTCAAGAGGAAGTGGGCAAATAAAAGAAAGGAGGAGGGGAAGCCATATGACAAACCTAACATTGTTACTGGTGCAAATGTTCAG GTTTGCTGGGAAAAATTTGCTAGATATTTTGAAGTAGAATTGAAGGAGGTCAAGTTAACTGAAGGATACTATGTCATGGATCCTTTGAAAGCTGTTGAAATGGTGGATGAGAACACTATATGTGTTGCAGCCATCTTGGGATCTACTCTCACTGGAGAGTATGAAGATGTTAAACTATTGAATGACCTGCTTGTGGAAAAGAACAAGAAAACAGG GTTTAATGTGCCGATCCATGTTGATGCTGCAAGTGGAGGATTTATAGCCCCTTTTCTTCACCCTGAGCTTGAGTGGGACTTCAGGCTACCATTGGTGAAGAGCATCAATGTTAGTGGGCACAAGTATGGCCTCGTCTACCCTGGTGTTGGATGGGTCATCTGGCGGAGCAAAGACGATTTGCCTGAAGAACTCATTTTCCATATAAACTACCTGGGAACAGATCAGCCCACATTCACATTGAACTTCTCCAAAG GTGCTAGCCAGATCATTGCACAATACTATCAACTGATACGCCTAGGCTTCGAG GGATATAAGCACATCATGGAGAATTGCCAGGCCAATGCAACCGCGCTGAGGGAGGGCTTAGAGGCAACCGGGCGATTCGACATCCTGTCCAAAGAGGACGGCGTGCCCCTAGTGGCCATCCGGCTCAAGGACAGCTCCAAATTCAGCGTGTTCGACATCTCCGAGAACCTGAGGAGGTTTGGCTGGATTGTGCCTGCCTACACCATGCCTGCGGACGCAGAGCACGTGGCTGTCCTCCGCGTCGTCATCAGGGAGGACTTCAACCGCAGCCTCTCCCAGCGGCTCCTCGCCGACATCAACAGGGTCGTGCAGGAGCTAGATGCCCACGCGGTCCATGCCATTAAGATGACCACTGCTATCGCGACACAAACCGGCGAGGGTGCTGAGGATGGCGTGGTGACCAAGAAGAGCGTTCTGGACATCGAGAAGGAGTTCGCCGCGGCCTGCAAGGACCTGGTAAAGAACAAGAAGACTGGaccctgctga